Proteins from a single region of Tunturibacter empetritectus:
- a CDS encoding efflux RND transporter permease subunit has translation MLSRIIDLCARNRFLVFTGVLLLTFAGIWSLRHIPLDALPDISDVQVIVHTSWMGQPPDIIEDQVTYPIVTSLLAAPHVKAVRAQTMFGDSYVYVVFEDGTDLYWARSRVVEYLQQIGGRLPPEVHPAIGPDATGAGWVFEYALIDKTGKHSLADLRTLQDWHLRYELETVPGVSEVASIGGYVKQYQIGLDPNKLLAYNIPLSMVIDRVKASTNEVGGRVLDLSGAQYMIRGLGYLKSLNDLESIAVGSKNGTPVLLRDLGSVVFGPDIREGVAEWNGQGETVGGIVVMRQGMNALKVIEGVKQRFREIAPSLPAGVQIVAGYDRSGLINDSIATLQRDLLEEAIIVSLVIIIFLFHFRSALIAILALPIAVLVSFIPIYFLGVTSNIMSLGGIALAVGVLVDAAIVMVENGYRHLSERQESDPTPVTELERREILINAAKQVGPALFFSLLIIVVSFLPVFLLEAQEGRMFRPLAWTKTLAVGSSSIIAITFVPVLMVMLIRGRLKPESANPISRFTQAIYLPVLRFCLKYRKLTILVNLLFLAATLPVAFKLGSQFMPPLFEGSVLYMPTSLPGIAIEQAKTLLQKQDAILRTIPEVESVFGTVGRSDSATDNAPLDMYDTTLMLKPREQWRPGMTYTKLIQEMDEKVQFPGLANTWTSPVENRLDMELTGIKTPLGLKVQGPSVDGIEQLAAKMQGVLSSMPQVRSIFAERISQGFYVNVEVNRTEAARYGLSVADVQTAVSSGIGGQNIAENIEGRERYPINVRYSQDFRNSVERMQSVLIATPSGAQIPLGQVAKVSFSHGPAMIRDEDGQLTGYVYIDLTSTNYGGFVEEATRRLQKDVSIPASYGYKWSGEYEFELRAKERLKLILPIVFFMIFLLLYMVFHSVGEAVVLIVPTIYGMTGGLLLQWLLGYNFSVAVWVGYVALFGIAVETGVVMVVYLHESLERGLQQGKIHSNADIEEAVIEGAVKRLRPKLMTVIAVLASLAPILWESGIGSDVMKPIAAPIVGGMITSTIHVLILVPVFFVMMKERAFKNGTLESTQASKALEGATPASHGNIRVSN, from the coding sequence CAGAATCATTGATCTTTGCGCGCGAAATCGCTTCCTCGTCTTTACCGGCGTTCTGCTCTTGACCTTCGCCGGTATCTGGTCGCTGCGTCATATCCCCCTTGACGCGTTGCCTGACATCTCCGATGTACAGGTGATCGTACATACGAGTTGGATGGGACAACCACCCGACATCATCGAAGACCAGGTCACGTATCCCATCGTGACCAGCCTTCTTGCTGCTCCTCATGTGAAGGCCGTCCGCGCTCAAACCATGTTCGGGGATTCGTATGTGTATGTGGTCTTCGAGGACGGCACGGACTTGTACTGGGCACGTTCTCGCGTAGTCGAATATCTCCAGCAAATCGGCGGTCGTCTGCCTCCCGAGGTTCATCCGGCTATCGGGCCGGACGCGACAGGAGCAGGCTGGGTTTTCGAGTACGCCCTGATCGATAAGACCGGCAAGCATAGTCTGGCCGATCTTCGTACCCTTCAGGACTGGCATCTGCGATATGAGCTGGAGACCGTCCCCGGTGTCTCGGAGGTTGCGAGCATCGGCGGCTATGTGAAGCAGTACCAGATAGGGCTCGACCCGAATAAGCTGCTCGCTTACAACATACCTCTCTCGATGGTCATCGATCGGGTGAAGGCGAGCACCAATGAAGTCGGTGGCAGGGTGCTCGATCTGAGCGGAGCGCAGTACATGATTCGCGGCCTTGGCTATCTGAAGTCGCTGAACGATCTTGAGTCGATTGCAGTGGGGAGCAAGAATGGAACGCCGGTCTTGCTGCGCGATCTTGGCAGCGTAGTTTTCGGGCCGGACATCCGCGAGGGCGTTGCCGAGTGGAATGGACAAGGCGAGACGGTCGGCGGCATCGTTGTTATGCGGCAAGGCATGAATGCGCTGAAGGTCATCGAAGGGGTCAAGCAACGATTCCGCGAGATCGCGCCATCGCTGCCGGCGGGAGTGCAGATTGTCGCGGGCTACGACCGCTCCGGCCTCATCAACGATTCGATAGCCACCCTCCAGCGCGACTTGCTGGAAGAGGCCATCATCGTCAGCCTAGTCATCATCATCTTTCTGTTCCACTTCCGTTCGGCGTTGATCGCCATCCTTGCTCTACCTATTGCTGTGCTCGTTTCGTTCATCCCGATTTACTTCCTGGGCGTTACCTCGAACATCATGTCTCTCGGCGGCATCGCTCTGGCTGTCGGTGTGCTTGTCGATGCCGCGATTGTGATGGTGGAGAATGGCTACCGCCACCTTTCAGAACGGCAGGAGTCTGACCCCACCCCTGTTACTGAGCTGGAGCGCCGGGAGATACTCATCAACGCCGCGAAGCAGGTTGGACCGGCCCTGTTCTTCTCCCTGCTCATCATCGTTGTCTCGTTCTTGCCGGTCTTCCTCCTAGAAGCGCAAGAGGGCAGGATGTTTCGGCCTCTCGCTTGGACAAAGACACTTGCAGTGGGTTCGTCGTCGATCATTGCCATCACGTTTGTTCCGGTTCTGATGGTGATGCTCATTCGGGGACGGCTCAAACCGGAGAGCGCCAATCCAATCTCCCGCTTCACTCAAGCCATCTATCTGCCTGTCCTGCGGTTCTGTCTGAAGTATCGAAAGCTGACGATTCTGGTCAACTTACTCTTTCTGGCCGCAACGCTGCCCGTTGCGTTCAAGCTGGGGAGCCAGTTCATGCCACCGCTCTTTGAAGGCTCCGTCTTATACATGCCAACTTCACTTCCCGGCATCGCAATCGAGCAGGCAAAAACGCTTTTGCAAAAGCAGGATGCGATTCTCCGTACCATTCCCGAAGTTGAGAGCGTCTTTGGCACAGTCGGTCGCTCGGACAGCGCCACGGACAACGCACCGCTCGATATGTACGATACGACCCTCATGCTCAAGCCGCGAGAGCAATGGCGGCCTGGGATGACGTACACCAAGCTCATCCAGGAGATGGACGAGAAGGTGCAGTTCCCGGGACTGGCGAACACATGGACGAGTCCAGTCGAAAACCGCCTTGACATGGAACTCACCGGAATCAAGACACCGCTGGGTCTCAAAGTACAAGGTCCGAGCGTGGACGGAATTGAGCAGCTTGCGGCGAAGATGCAGGGCGTTCTTTCCTCCATGCCGCAGGTAAGGTCGATCTTTGCTGAACGCATCTCGCAAGGGTTCTACGTCAACGTCGAAGTAAACCGTACTGAGGCGGCACGGTACGGCCTCAGCGTGGCAGATGTGCAGACGGCGGTTTCGTCCGGCATCGGCGGACAAAACATCGCCGAGAATATCGAAGGACGTGAACGGTATCCCATCAATGTGCGCTACTCACAGGATTTCCGTAACAGTGTCGAGCGGATGCAGAGCGTTTTGATCGCTACGCCCTCTGGGGCACAGATCCCGCTAGGGCAGGTAGCCAAAGTGTCGTTCTCTCATGGTCCTGCCATGATCCGGGATGAGGATGGACAACTCACCGGCTATGTCTACATCGACCTGACGAGTACGAACTATGGTGGCTTTGTGGAAGAGGCCACTCGCAGATTACAAAAGGATGTTTCCATCCCTGCCAGCTACGGTTACAAGTGGTCGGGCGAATACGAGTTTGAGTTGCGGGCAAAGGAGCGACTGAAACTCATTCTGCCCATCGTGTTCTTCATGATCTTCCTGCTGCTCTACATGGTCTTCCATTCGGTAGGCGAAGCGGTCGTGCTGATCGTGCCCACCATCTATGGCATGACGGGCGGGCTGTTGCTGCAATGGCTGCTCGGATACAACTTCAGCGTGGCCGTTTGGGTGGGCTACGTCGCGCTCTTCGGAATAGCAGTTGAAACCGGGGTGGTGATGGTCGTCTATCTGCATGAATCTCTGGAACGAGGCTTACAGCAAGGGAAGATTCACAGCAATGCCGACATCGAAGAGGCGGTCATAGAAGGAGCGGTCAAGCGTCTACGTCCCAAGCTCATGACAGTCATAGCGGTCCTTGCCAGCCTCGCGCCAATCCTTTGGGAATCCGGTATCGGCTCCGATGTCATGAAACCAATTGCCGCGCCCATTGTGGGCGGCATGATTACCTCAACCATCCACGTCCTGATCCTGGTGCCCGTCTTCTTCGTCATGATGAAGGAGAGAGCATTCAAGAATGGCACACTTGAGTCAACCCAGGCATCGAAAGCACTAGAAGGCGCTACACCCGCTAGTCATGGCAACATTAGGGTGTCCAATTGA
- a CDS encoding sigma-70 family RNA polymerase sigma factor, with protein MPLNQIENVGFKSSNAIDRILAHHTKFLSFLAARVEDKTASEDILQSAYIKAIEHGSEIREKESTVAWFYRILRNAIADHYRKGSARTRAHDTYTAELPISYEPEIAQTVCACIGDVIRDLKDEYREAIEQVDLGGVTVESFAQSHKTNANNASVRLRRARKAVAKKLIAVCGACAEHQCLDCTCRRSQL; from the coding sequence ATGCCTCTCAATCAGATTGAGAACGTTGGGTTCAAATCTTCCAATGCGATTGACCGCATCCTGGCTCATCATACGAAGTTCTTAAGCTTTCTTGCTGCCAGAGTCGAAGACAAGACGGCCTCAGAAGACATACTCCAGTCGGCATATATCAAGGCGATCGAGCATGGCTCCGAGATTCGTGAGAAAGAGAGTACGGTCGCCTGGTTCTATCGCATCCTTCGCAATGCGATTGCGGACCACTACCGCAAGGGATCAGCACGGACGAGGGCTCACGACACATATACCGCAGAACTTCCCATTAGCTACGAACCGGAGATTGCTCAAACTGTGTGCGCCTGTATCGGAGATGTGATTCGCGACCTGAAAGACGAGTACCGTGAAGCCATCGAACAAGTAGACCTCGGCGGCGTCACTGTCGAGTCGTTTGCGCAATCCCACAAGACGAACGCGAATAACGCATCTGTTCGGCTGCGCCGAGCGCGCAAAGCTGTTGCAAAAAAGCTGATTGCGGTCTGCGGGGCGTGTGCTGAACACCAATGCCTCGATTGCACTTGTCGCCGGAGCCAACTGTAA
- a CDS encoding heavy metal translocating P-type ATPase, with translation MPMMVDPAKQLLKDLVCGMQVDRAKAISVDHNREKFYFCSQGCATKFQADPNRYLQTNQVVPTNEQVKGDDAKADYTCPMHPEVHKAGPGNCPKCGMALEPSTLEVARARMEYSCPMHPEIVRDKPGNCPICGMTLEPRDVMPGSGDSPNPELVNMTRRFWVGVALTLPLLVVMVSDILPGHPVQHGLSGALLGWIEFALATPVVLWAGWPFFERGWESVVHRSPNMFTLISIGAGSAYLYSVVAVIAPGIFPATFRDMSGNLALYFEAASVITVLVLLGQVLELKARSQTSSAIKALLALEPKTARKISADGKEKDVALSDIQVGDQLRVRPGEKVPTDGVVTEGRSSVDESMVSGEPIPVEKSTDAKVVGGTINGTGSFVMKTERVGADTLLAQIVKMVSEAQRTRAPIQRLADTVASYFVPAVLISSAITFAVWAIVGPQPHYAHAIVNAVAVLIIACPCALGLATPMSIMVGTGRGAGEGILIRNAEALEVFEKVNTLVVDKTGTLTEGKPRLTEVIPAEGYDENQLLQSVASLEKASEHPLAAAILAGAKEKKVELVDVADFQSITGKGVTGTLRGKHIGIGNAALMHDLGANLEPLKSRAEGLQKEGQTVMFIASDGRFAGLIAVADPIKDSAVEAIAELREAGIKVVMVTGDNHTTAAAVAQKLGIEFEADVLPEKKAEVVKKLQSQGAIVAMAGDGVNDAPALAQAQVGIAMGTGTDVAMETGGITLVKGDLRGIVKARRLSQRTMSNIRQNLFFAFIYNALGVPLAAGVLYPAFHLLLNPMIAAAAMSFSSVSVIANALRLRKTKL, from the coding sequence ATGCCAATGATGGTTGATCCGGCGAAGCAGCTTCTTAAAGACCTGGTTTGCGGGATGCAGGTTGATCGCGCCAAAGCGATATCCGTGGATCACAACAGAGAGAAGTTCTATTTCTGCAGCCAAGGCTGCGCAACCAAGTTTCAGGCCGATCCGAACAGGTATCTCCAGACGAATCAGGTAGTCCCAACTAACGAACAGGTGAAGGGAGATGACGCCAAGGCAGACTACACCTGCCCCATGCACCCGGAGGTCCATAAGGCGGGGCCCGGAAACTGTCCCAAATGCGGCATGGCGCTCGAGCCCTCAACGCTTGAGGTGGCAAGAGCACGCATGGAATACTCCTGTCCGATGCACCCTGAGATCGTCCGCGACAAGCCAGGAAACTGTCCTATCTGCGGCATGACGCTTGAACCGAGGGATGTGATGCCAGGCTCGGGAGACTCACCCAATCCAGAGCTGGTGAACATGACACGACGCTTTTGGGTTGGAGTGGCGCTGACGCTGCCGTTGCTAGTCGTGATGGTGTCCGACATCTTGCCCGGACACCCGGTACAGCATGGGCTATCGGGAGCGCTGCTCGGGTGGATCGAATTTGCCTTGGCAACACCCGTCGTCCTATGGGCGGGTTGGCCCTTCTTTGAGCGTGGGTGGGAGTCCGTCGTCCACCGCAGCCCGAATATGTTCACCCTCATTTCGATTGGCGCTGGTTCGGCTTACCTGTACAGCGTTGTTGCAGTGATCGCACCGGGCATCTTTCCCGCGACGTTCCGCGATATGTCCGGCAATCTCGCTTTGTACTTCGAGGCCGCGTCGGTCATTACGGTTCTGGTGCTCCTTGGGCAGGTTTTGGAACTGAAAGCGCGTAGTCAAACCAGTAGTGCAATCAAGGCTTTGCTTGCTCTTGAACCAAAGACGGCAAGGAAGATTTCTGCCGATGGGAAAGAGAAGGATGTAGCGCTGAGTGACATTCAGGTTGGGGACCAGCTCCGCGTTCGACCTGGCGAGAAAGTTCCAACGGATGGCGTCGTAACTGAGGGTCGCAGTTCCGTAGACGAATCCATGGTGAGCGGCGAGCCCATCCCGGTAGAGAAGTCGACCGATGCCAAGGTAGTCGGCGGCACGATCAATGGCACTGGCAGCTTCGTGATGAAGACCGAACGAGTCGGAGCCGACACGCTTCTGGCCCAAATCGTAAAGATGGTGAGCGAAGCTCAAAGGACCCGGGCTCCCATTCAGCGGCTTGCGGATACGGTAGCGTCGTATTTTGTGCCTGCCGTCTTGATTTCGTCGGCGATTACGTTTGCAGTGTGGGCGATCGTCGGCCCGCAGCCCCACTACGCCCACGCGATTGTGAATGCTGTAGCAGTGCTCATTATCGCTTGCCCCTGCGCTCTAGGACTTGCAACACCGATGTCGATCATGGTCGGGACTGGGCGAGGTGCCGGGGAAGGAATACTGATTCGGAACGCTGAAGCTCTCGAAGTCTTTGAGAAGGTCAATACTCTTGTCGTGGACAAGACGGGCACCCTCACCGAGGGCAAGCCACGACTCACCGAAGTGATTCCAGCAGAAGGCTACGATGAGAATCAACTTCTGCAATCGGTCGCAAGTCTTGAGAAAGCAAGCGAACATCCGCTGGCTGCGGCAATCCTCGCGGGCGCGAAGGAGAAAAAGGTTGAACTGGTTGACGTTGCAGACTTCCAATCAATTACGGGGAAAGGCGTCACAGGAACCTTGCGAGGGAAACATATCGGTATAGGAAACGCCGCGCTCATGCACGATCTTGGCGCCAATCTGGAACCACTCAAGAGTCGCGCCGAAGGCCTACAGAAAGAGGGCCAAACTGTGATGTTTATTGCGTCGGATGGGCGCTTTGCAGGACTGATCGCAGTAGCTGACCCCATCAAAGACTCAGCGGTAGAAGCAATTGCTGAATTGAGGGAGGCTGGTATCAAGGTGGTGATGGTCACTGGCGACAATCACACGACTGCGGCAGCCGTCGCGCAGAAGCTGGGCATCGAGTTCGAGGCCGACGTTTTGCCGGAAAAGAAGGCCGAAGTCGTGAAAAAGCTCCAGTCCCAGGGAGCAATCGTTGCGATGGCCGGCGACGGCGTCAATGACGCTCCGGCATTGGCTCAGGCTCAGGTCGGTATCGCCATGGGAACGGGAACCGATGTGGCGATGGAAACCGGTGGAATCACTTTAGTAAAAGGTGATCTGCGCGGAATTGTCAAAGCGCGGCGTTTGAGCCAGCGCACCATGAGCAACATCCGGCAAAACCTGTTCTTCGCTTTTATCTACAACGCTTTGGGGGTGCCGCTTGCCGCAGGCGTCCTGTATCCGGCATTTCATCTTCTGCTGAATCCCATGATCGCAGCGGCGGCCATGAGCTTCAGTTCGGTATCGGTGATTGCGAACGCACTTAGGCTTCGGAAGACGAAGCTCTAA
- a CDS encoding cation transporter produces MSRTNAVLLYLLAVYIVVSSFFTLFSRVRPQPSIVGIVLLITSAIIMPWLGATKKRLARETNSGALRADAAQSNICAYMS; encoded by the coding sequence ATGTCGAGAACGAATGCAGTACTCCTATACTTGCTTGCGGTCTATATCGTGGTTAGTTCGTTCTTTACCCTTTTCAGTCGAGTCCGACCACAACCCTCAATTGTCGGCATCGTACTTTTGATCACTTCGGCAATCATCATGCCTTGGCTAGGCGCTACCAAGAAGCGCCTAGCCCGGGAGACAAACAGTGGAGCATTGAGAGCTGATGCAGCCCAAAGCAATATCTGCGCCTACATGTCTTGA
- a CDS encoding AAA family ATPase, whose protein sequence is MTLTKFVSIKNIGRFQNYNAAGDVTLKRVNLIFAENGRGKSTLCAILRSLQNNDPAHVLGRTTLGSASTPEVMLLTGSGVVNFKANAWTQALPHLAIFDATFISENVFSGDAVDLEHKRNLYRVIIGKQGVKLAQEVNDIDAEIRASTSAIKIKRAGVEGRVPAGVAFDAFVELAVDLKVDEKIAAKERELEAVQQSTQLKARAGLSELVLPVVPAEFEALLSRTLTDLSADAERRVAEHLATHEMGKTGERWVQEGLGYIRADSCPFCNQPLQGVDLIGAYRAFFGEAYNDLKEAIAYHRNMLSTLFGDRAIADSERIIAGNEASTEFWSRYCDISSPQLSTPQGLGRSLREMLEAAFVLSDLKAGAPLEVVLIDQRYLNAFAVVNALHASATEYNVAVRAANIAITAKKTSLEGASIDQIQRDLLILKATKTRHSPDCSKAVDEHLGEVNNKESLEGKKSAAKEKLDTHTETVIKTYEKTINKLLADFQAGFRITGTKHAYPGGVPSSDFQILINDTPVNLGDGNTPLSTPSFRNTLSSGDKSTLALAFFLAELEHDSNKSGRIVVFDDPFNSQDAFRKDHTVQKIRRCGSECLQVIVLSHDQSFLKRLYDRLREQSLEHKCLHLTRVGQSNTLMTEWDIEEATQAQQRADIYALRNFYNAAEGKPRDIVNKIRPVLETYSRNLFPTQFEDDDTLGVICGKIRDAGTTHGLTPVLSDLIEANDYTKRYHHGENPNAASEPINDTELQGFVAKTLSVVGCC, encoded by the coding sequence ATGACACTCACTAAGTTCGTCTCCATCAAAAACATCGGTCGATTCCAAAACTACAACGCAGCAGGCGATGTCACGTTGAAACGTGTGAATTTGATCTTTGCCGAGAACGGACGGGGAAAGAGTACGCTCTGCGCCATTCTCAGATCACTACAGAACAACGATCCGGCGCATGTACTTGGCAGGACGACTTTGGGCAGCGCATCCACGCCCGAAGTCATGTTGCTCACCGGCTCTGGAGTAGTTAACTTTAAGGCGAACGCCTGGACTCAGGCACTACCTCACCTGGCCATCTTCGACGCTACGTTCATTTCGGAGAATGTGTTCTCCGGGGATGCTGTAGACCTTGAGCATAAACGCAATCTCTATCGCGTGATTATCGGCAAGCAAGGAGTGAAGCTTGCACAGGAAGTCAATGACATCGACGCAGAAATCCGGGCGTCGACAAGTGCAATCAAGATAAAGCGTGCGGGTGTTGAAGGTCGGGTTCCTGCAGGCGTCGCCTTTGATGCCTTTGTGGAACTGGCGGTCGACCTCAAAGTTGATGAGAAGATTGCTGCAAAGGAAAGGGAGTTAGAAGCTGTCCAACAATCCACTCAGCTGAAGGCACGTGCCGGACTGTCCGAATTGGTTTTGCCGGTGGTTCCAGCCGAATTCGAAGCGTTACTAAGTCGCACACTTACCGATCTTTCTGCAGATGCCGAGCGTCGTGTCGCCGAGCATCTTGCGACACACGAGATGGGAAAGACTGGAGAAAGGTGGGTTCAGGAAGGACTGGGATATATTCGCGCCGACTCGTGCCCGTTCTGCAATCAGCCATTGCAAGGAGTGGACCTAATCGGTGCCTATCGTGCCTTCTTCGGTGAGGCTTACAACGATCTGAAGGAAGCCATCGCGTACCACCGAAATATGTTGAGCACATTATTTGGAGATCGCGCAATCGCAGACAGCGAAAGGATCATCGCGGGAAATGAGGCCTCTACAGAGTTTTGGAGCAGGTATTGCGACATATCCTCTCCCCAGCTCTCGACTCCGCAAGGCCTCGGCCGCTCGCTGCGTGAGATGCTTGAGGCCGCATTCGTACTTTCCGATCTAAAGGCGGGTGCCCCGCTTGAGGTAGTTCTCATCGACCAGCGCTATCTAAACGCGTTCGCAGTCGTGAATGCTTTACATGCTTCAGCAACTGAATACAACGTTGCAGTGCGTGCCGCAAATATAGCAATCACGGCAAAGAAGACATCTTTAGAGGGTGCCAGCATCGACCAGATCCAACGCGACCTGCTAATCCTGAAGGCTACGAAAACACGTCATAGCCCTGATTGTTCTAAAGCTGTAGATGAGCACCTGGGTGAGGTGAATAATAAGGAATCTTTGGAAGGCAAGAAGAGCGCGGCGAAAGAGAAGCTTGATACGCACACAGAGACCGTAATCAAGACCTACGAGAAGACAATCAATAAGCTGCTAGCCGATTTTCAGGCAGGGTTTCGGATCACTGGAACCAAACATGCTTATCCTGGAGGTGTTCCGAGTTCGGATTTTCAGATTCTCATCAACGACACACCGGTCAACCTTGGCGACGGAAACACGCCCTTGAGCACGCCCAGCTTTCGCAATACGTTGAGCTCGGGAGATAAAAGTACGTTAGCTCTGGCGTTCTTTCTCGCCGAGCTGGAGCACGACAGCAACAAGTCGGGACGCATTGTTGTCTTCGACGATCCGTTCAACAGCCAAGACGCCTTCCGCAAAGACCATACCGTCCAGAAAATACGACGGTGTGGGAGCGAATGCCTTCAAGTGATCGTTCTCTCCCATGACCAGAGCTTTTTGAAGCGGCTGTATGATCGGCTGCGAGAACAGAGTTTAGAACACAAATGCCTACATCTTACGCGGGTCGGACAGAGCAACACCCTCATGACGGAGTGGGATATCGAGGAGGCAACACAAGCACAGCAGCGTGCTGATATCTATGCGCTGAGAAACTTTTACAACGCGGCCGAAGGTAAGCCGAGGGACATTGTTAACAAGATTAGGCCAGTATTGGAGACATACTCCCGCAATCTGTTCCCGACGCAATTCGAAGATGACGACACCCTCGGCGTCATCTGCGGAAAGATTCGAGATGCAGGCACCACTCATGGTCTGACGCCCGTCCTTAGTGATCTGATTGAGGCGAACGATTACACGAAGCGATACCATCACGGAGAAAATCCGAACGCCGCTTCAGAACCAATCAACGATACAGAACTCCAGGGCTTTGTAGCGAAAACCCTATCGGTTGTCGGTTGCTGCTAA
- a CDS encoding single-stranded DNA-binding protein: MFNKVTFIGRLGQNAEAKTAQNNKEYVILNIATQESWKNDKGEYENRTEWHRVFAWRNLSKFAKTLQKGQLITLEGILRYREVEDEVNGTTFKHRIAEIHAISMKRLSKVEAADDPSDGADDE, translated from the coding sequence ATGTTCAACAAAGTCACTTTCATCGGCCGCCTCGGACAGAACGCAGAAGCCAAAACCGCTCAGAACAACAAAGAGTACGTCATCCTCAACATCGCAACCCAGGAAAGCTGGAAGAACGACAAGGGCGAATACGAGAACCGCACCGAGTGGCACCGCGTTTTCGCCTGGAGGAATCTCTCGAAGTTCGCCAAGACTCTCCAGAAGGGGCAGCTCATCACCTTGGAAGGCATTCTCCGGTATCGCGAGGTAGAGGATGAGGTCAACGGGACCACCTTCAAGCACCGGATCGCCGAGATCCACGCCATCAGCATGAAGCGGCTCTCAAAAGTTGAAGCCGCAGATGATCCTTCGGACGGAGCCGACGACGAGTAG
- a CDS encoding RepB family DNA primase has protein sequence MDKTESTVRIMLTAIEGPLYDVGVLSERGMLPRLDGISAAAILDRLSLFKYRNAHGSHIYIRPSGEHRFTTLDDLNETSLARLSADGFNPCAVIETSAGNFQAWLMHSRVFPKLLGTFAAQTLAGRYDADPSAADWRRFGRLPGFTNCKPKYRKPDGLFPFVRLHSYTGQQYPMAQAFEQEITKLYEARDQEREAQRLQRSLSPQRGPRLSNLSLERFRTSVKYQDRPAAADIAFCVAAYANGLSEDRIECALEDDYLSRDPSPTKRAAYIRRTMEKARRWTGR, from the coding sequence ATGGATAAGACCGAATCCACTGTTCGCATCATGCTCACTGCTATCGAAGGGCCGCTCTACGATGTCGGTGTCCTGAGTGAGCGTGGAATGCTTCCGAGACTCGACGGCATCTCGGCCGCGGCGATCCTCGATAGGCTTTCTCTGTTCAAGTACCGCAATGCCCACGGCTCGCACATCTACATTCGTCCATCGGGCGAGCATCGCTTCACCACACTCGACGATCTCAACGAGACCTCCCTCGCCAGGCTCTCGGCAGACGGCTTCAATCCGTGTGCCGTGATCGAGACCAGCGCCGGCAACTTCCAGGCGTGGCTCATGCACTCACGGGTATTTCCGAAGCTTCTCGGAACCTTCGCCGCGCAGACATTGGCAGGGCGATACGATGCCGACCCCAGCGCGGCTGACTGGAGGCGGTTCGGGCGGCTTCCCGGCTTTACGAATTGCAAGCCCAAATACCGCAAGCCTGACGGCCTCTTCCCTTTCGTTCGTCTGCACAGCTACACCGGACAGCAGTACCCGATGGCGCAGGCTTTCGAGCAAGAGATAACGAAGTTATACGAGGCCCGAGACCAGGAACGCGAGGCCCAGCGATTGCAACGTTCTCTTTCTCCCCAAAGGGGACCGAGGTTATCGAATTTATCCCTAGAGCGCTTCCGAACTTCGGTCAAGTACCAGGACCGGCCCGCCGCTGCTGATATAGCGTTCTGCGTCGCCGCTTATGCCAATGGCTTAAGTGAGGACCGGATTGAATGTGCCCTTGAAGACGACTATCTCTCCCGCGATCCCAGCCCTACAAAACGAGCTGCCTACATTCGAAGGACGATGGAGAAGGCGAGGAGATGGACCGGACGATGA